A single Amphiprion ocellaris isolate individual 3 ecotype Okinawa chromosome 15, ASM2253959v1, whole genome shotgun sequence DNA region contains:
- the c15h6orf47 gene encoding uncharacterized protein C6orf47 homolog, which produces MTAVVGRALGWVRSWGSSAMSETPASLTSEGHKQHGCDGRGLRAWTSWIWGGWRHQNDQSSPVEEYWEAQDKFPAMEIEDLGAAKQGTEASLQVSWWNKYVTSYLWPRKTELRGLRRRKHDGRSGDVWNHDIDGDFSDYGTPPPSPTPSSPLTSPFRLFVHSWNAEILPDHYEICFNFLRHLFDLFVVGFLWTVSPPAKLILEVLGVQGALRLWFHGMAMFFVSTVGMAGLLWLIQEYLPQFALLYGIIQALVISVSVRQSVILGVEEEKKENEEEGQETDPMRDRREHREKPVVVKDKLKTN; this is translated from the coding sequence ATGACGGCTGTGGTGGGCCGAGCATTGGGTTGGGTGCGTTCATGGGGTAGCAGTGCCATGTCAGAGACTCCCGCATCTTTGACATCTGAAGGCCACAAACAGCATGGCTGTGATGGCCGGGGCCTCAGGGCATGGACCTCTTGGATTTGGGGAGGGTGGAGacatcaaaatgaccaaagcagtccagtcGAGGAGTACTGGGAGGCACAGGACAAGTTTCCAGCCATGGAAATTGAAGATCTTGGCGCAGCGAAACAGGGGACTGAGGCAAGTTTACAAGTTTCTTGGTGGAATAAATACGTAACCTCTTACCTTTGGCccagaaaaactgaattaaGAGGACTACGACGAAGGAAACATGATGGTCGGAGTGGAGATGTATGGAACCATGATATTGATGGGGACTTTTCTGACTACGGaactcctcctccatcacctacACCTTCCTCTCCGCTGACATCTCCTTTTCGACTGTTTGTACACAGCTGGAACGCGGAAATCCTACCAGACCACTATGAGATCTGTTTTAACTTCCTTCGTCACTTGTTTGACCTTTTTGTTGTTGGCTTCCTGTGGACCGTGTCTCCTCCTGCCAAGTTGATCCTGGAAGTGTTGGGGGTCCAGGGAGCGCTGAGGCTGTGGTTTCATGGTATGGCCATGTTTTTTGTCTCCACAGTTGGAATGGCAGGATTACTCTGGTTGATCCAAGAGTATCTTCCACAATTTGCTTTGTTATATGGAATCATACAGGCATTAGTTATCTCTGTCAGTGTTCGACAGAGTGTGATCCTTGGtgtggaggaagaaaagaaagaaaatgaagaggaGGGACAAGAGACAGATCCTATGAGAGACAGAAGGGAACACAGAGAAAAGCCTGTGGTTGTTAAAGACAAGTTGAAGACAAATTAA